Proteins from a genomic interval of Oncorhynchus nerka isolate Pitt River linkage group LG13, Oner_Uvic_2.0, whole genome shotgun sequence:
- the ttll2 gene encoding probable tubulin polyglutamylase TTLL2 — MVLLFFIEGSDGCFPGMAAGVCGPTPLVFRLHEGAPELVREVLLERGWEEYDEQGQEDGGWNLYWRTSAFHNSDYENILPWQRLNHHPKTVGITRKDCLARNLKRMRGTFGSGLYNFSPTTFILPNDYTRFLAEYTKHRLKNGGRSGYWICKPVDLSRGRGIFIFEDIRDLVYDSSVIVQRYISNPLLISGYKFDLRIYVCVKSFQPLIIYMHQEGMVRFATEKYNLTSLDNLYSHLTNTSINKFGPFYTTDKERVGQGCKWTMSKFRCFLHSQGINELFLWQKINNIVTLTLLTIAPSVPSSPNSVELFGFDILIDAKYKPWLLEVNYSPALTIDCQVDVTVKKVLLNDLVDLMNYKSMDSVRQRGYLKQKYKRPCYLGSQFLRSPVLPKSMCEHHPGNKKSHSIHSTFSDRMRYFPSVEMNRIRTARNSISNTKGSALNPILIPHSKTAAVTGNRKTHPVLSQMTEAIQWSEVSDIESEFDDRNLSTRVSPWQASRQPAGGCCKLPAIHIQKYKTPKFPWDPKSQDKSTPPLRVGDFILTFPFNEVTLKASWDKLNVKTAVHEVHKLISQLASGCSHKQKRGTEDELDRCKEKKDFGSLFWGPTNPPLLSECHLSN; from the coding sequence ATGGTACTGTTGTTTTTTATTGAAGGATCAGACGGTTGTTTTCCTGGTATGGCCGCAGGTGTGTGTGGCCCCACACCCCTGGTGTTCCGGCTACACGAGGGAGCCCCAGAGCTGGTGAGAGAGGTGCTGCTGGAGAGAGGCTGGGAGGAGTATGATGAGCAGGGGCAGGAGGACGGAGGCTGGAACCTCTACTGGCGCACCTCAGCCTTCCACAACTCAGACTATGAGAACATACTGCCGTGGCAGAGACTCAACCATCACCCCAAGACTGTGGGCATCACCCGCAAGGATTGCCTGGCCAGAAACCTGAAGAGAATGAGAGGGACGTTCGGCTCGGGTCTTTATAACTTCAGCCCGACAACTTTCATCCTCCCCAATGATTACACCAGGTTTCTGGCAGAGTACACCAAGCATCGTTTGAAGAATGGAGGCAGGTCGGGGTATTGGATCTGCAAACCAGTGGATCTATCAAGAGGCAGGGGCATCTTTATCTTTGAGGACATCAGAGACTTGGTGTATGACTCCTCAGTGATCGTTCAGAGATACATCAGCAATCCTCTCCTCATCTCAGGGTACAAATTTGACCTTCGGATCTATGTTTGTGTGAAAAGTTTTCAGCCCCTCATCATCTACATGCATCAGGAGGGAATGGTACGCTTTGCGACTGAGAAATACAATTTGACATCTTTGGACAACCTTTATTCTCACCTGACCAACACGAGCATTAATAAGTTTGGCCCCTTCTACacaacagacaaagagagagtgggacaagGATGTAAGTGGACAATGAGTAAATTCCGCTGCTTTCTTCATAGCCAAGGTATCAATGAACTGTTCCTCTGGCAAAAGATCAACAACATTGTCACACTAACTTTGCTCACCATAGCCCCTTCCGTACCTTCCAGTCCCAACAGTGTTGAGCTCTTTGGGTTTGACATCCTAATTGATGCCAAATATAAGCCATGGCTACTAGAGGTTAACTACAGCCCTGCTCTTACCATCGACTGCCAAGTAGACGTGACAGTCAAGAAAGTACTTCTCAATGATCTGGTTGATCTGATGAACTACAAGTCCATGGACAGCGTTAGACAGAGAGGATATCTCAAACAGAAGTACAAACGCCCCTGCTATCTAGGCAGCCAGTTTCTGCGGTCCCCAGTGCTCCCCAAGTCTATGTGTGAGCACCACCCAGGAAACAAGAAAAGTCACAGCATCCATTCTACGTTTTCTGACCGTATGAGATACTTTCCATCAGTTGAGATGAACCGGATCCGCACTGCAAGGAATTCCATAAGCAACACCAAGGGCTCGGCTCTGAATCCAATACTCATCCCACATTCAAAGACTGCAGCTGTAACTGGAAACAGAAAGACACATCCAGTGCTCTCACAGATGACAGAGGCCATCCAGTGGTCTGAGGTTTCAGACATAGAGTCAGAGTTTGATGACAGAAACCTGTCCACACGTGTTAGCCCGTGGCAGGCCTCAAGGCAACCAGCTGGGGGCTGCTGTAAGCTACCTGCCATTCACATTCAAAAGTACAAGACTCCTAAATTCCCATGGGACCCTAAAAGCCAAGATAAGAGCACCCCACCACTCCGTGTGGGAGACTTCATACTGACGTTTCCTTTTAATGAGGTCACACTGAAGGCGTCGTGGGACAAGCTCAACGTTAAGACTGCAGTCCACGAGGTTCACAAGCTCATCAGCCAGCTAGCATCAGGATGTAGCCACaaacagaagagagggacagaagatGAGTTGGATAGATGCAAAGAGAAAAAGGATTTTGGGTCTTTGTTTTGGGGACCTACTAACCCTCCTCTACTTAGTGAGTGCCACTTGTCAAACTAA
- the LOC115140489 gene encoding protein unc-93 homolog A-like: MKNVLVVSFGFLLLFTATGSLLNLQSSLNTEEGVGVASASVQFASIILSSMFVSPLVIKYLGCKWTIVAAMGCNVVYTVGNFYPGWETLLPTSIILGFGESPLWSATSTYLTINGRKQAEKDKKKTQDVINQYFGILFLLYQSSAVWGNLMSSIVFGQDSTSVNISESDLQFCGVGSCGNISEAPSNSTRPPERLVHTLMGCYVGVGVLAMLLVAVFLDNIDRDMTLEFRSNKEPFCSTFLATFKQLNDRRQVFLIPVTAYIGLELGFLNGEYTKEYVTCALGLHFVGYVMICFGATSSLFSYAFGRLSQYSGRVALFALATTTQFTCILGLLFWRPHPDQLPVFFVFPALWGLADAVWQTQTNALYGVLFHGQKEAAFANYRLWEAVGYVIAFACSRFLCVNTKLYILMGVLLLSVTLCFSVEYGEYISPTPSEDNTIDAKLEIKSTELNEDNDTECDKVL, translated from the exons ATGAAAAATGTCCTGGTTGTGTCCTTTGGATTCTTGCTGTTGTTTACTGCGACTGGAAGCCTTCTGAATCTACAG AGCAGTTTGAACACTGAAGAAGGAGTAGGTGTGGCCTCAGCAAGTGTGCAgtttgcctccatcattctgtcCTCCATGTTTGTTTCCCCCTTGGTTATAAAATACCTGGGCTGCAAGTGGACCATTGTTGCTGCGATGGGATGCAATGTTGTGTACACAGTTGGAAACTTCTATCCAGGATG GGAAACCTTGCTCCCTACTTCAATAATCCTTGGATTTGGGGAATCTCCTTTATGGTCAGCTACAAGCACCTATCTTACCATAAATGGTAGAAAACAAGCGGAGAAGGACAAAAAGAAGACCCAAGATGTGATAAACCAGTACTTCGGGATCTTGTTTCTGCTGTACCAGTCTTCAGCAGTCTGGGGAAATCTAATGTCCTCCATTGTCTTCGGGCAAGACTCAACCTCAG TCAACATCAGTGAGAGTGATCTACAGTTCTGTGGAGTGGGTAGCTGTGGCAACATCAGCGAGGCCCCAAGCAATTCCACCAGACCACCGGAGAGATTAGTGCACACTCTGATGGGCTGCTATGTTG GTGTAGGTGTGCTGGCCATGCTCTTAGTGGCTGTGTTTCTGGATAACATTGACCGAGATATGACACTGGAGTTTAGAAGCAACAAGGAGCCATTCTGCAGCACTTTCTTGGCCACATTTAAACAGCTAAACGATAGGCGTCAGGTGTTTTTGATCCCAGTCACTGCCTACATTGGTCTGGAGTTGGGTTTTCTCAATGGGGAGTACACCAAG GAATATGTGACCTGCGCTTTGGGACTACATTTTGTTGGATATGTGATGATTTGCTTTGGTGCCACAAGTTCCCTGTTTTCCTACGCGTTTGGGCGTCTGTCACAATATTCTGGACGGGTAGCTCTTTTCGCTTTGG CCACAACcacccagtttacctgtatcctGGGTCTGTTGTTCTGGAGGCCTCACCCAGACCAGCTGCCAGTGTTCTTTGTGTTTCCTGCCCTCTGGGGCCTGGCAGACGCTGTGTGGCAGACACAAACCAATG CACTCTATGGTGTTCTCTTCCATGGCCAGAAGGAGGCAGCATTTGCCAACTATCGCCTATGGGAGGCTGTGGGATATGTAATAGCATTTGCTTGTAGCCGTTTTCTCTGTGTGAATACCAAGCTATACATCCTTATGGGAGTTCTTCTGCTCTCAGTGACACTTTGTTTTTCAGTGGAATATGGTGAATACATTAGCCCTACACCAAGTGAGGACAACACTATCGATGCGAAACTGGAGATAAAGAGCACAGAACTCAATGAGGATAATGATACAGAATGTGATAAAGTGTTGTAA
- the unc93a gene encoding protein unc-93 homolog A, which translates to MIDRNMKNVLVVSIGFLSLFTAYGGLQSLQSSLNAEDGMGVTSLSVIYASIILSSMFLPPILIKNLGCKWTIVAGMGCYVTYSIGNLYPGWYTLIPTSVILGMGGSPLWSAKCTLLTISGNLQAPNENKAAADVINKYFGIFFLIFQSSAVWGNLMSSLIFGSDTSISNITMEDLQYCGAGVCADINSNSTTKKPAQQLVWTLVGCYIGVGVLAMIIVAVFLDNIDRDQAREFREKREPFWSTFLATFTLLKDKRLVILIPLTMYSGFEQSFLSGEYTKNYVTCALGIHFVGYAMICFGAANSLCSFMFGRLAEYTGRAPLFCLAAVTNLSCILALLFWRPHPDQLPVFFVFPALWGLADAVWQTQTNSLYGVLFPRQKEAAFANYRMWESLGFVIAFAYSTFICLDIKLYILLGVLILSMVTYLWVEYQERKNPTLPVEEGVYDTDFSKDNHILNQTSL; encoded by the exons ATGATAGACCGAAATATGAAAAATGTTCTGGTTGTATCCATTGGATTTTTATCTCTGTTCACAGCATACGGAGGACTTCAGAGTTTACAG AGCAGTCTGAATGCAGAGGACGGGATGGGGGTGACATCTCTCAGTGTTATCTATGCCTCCATCATCCTGTCCTCCATGTTCCTGCCACCCATTCTCATCAAAAACCTGGGCTGCAAATGGACTATTGTTGCCGGCATGGGCTGCTATGTGACCTATTCAATTGGAAACCTCTATCCAGGATG GTATACTCTGATCCCCACCTCTGTGATCCTGGGTATGGGAGGGTCTCCACTCTGGTCTGCCAAGTGTACCCTTCTCACCATCAGCGGCAACCTGCAGGCCCCTAACGAAAACAAGGCGGCAGCGGATGTTATCAATAAGTACTTTGGCATATTCTTCCTGATATTCCAGTCTTCGGCTGTATGGGGAAACCTCATGTCGTCGTTGATATTCGGTTCAGATACTTCCATTT CTAACATCACCATGGAAGATCTACAATATTGTGGTGCAGGTGTGTGTGCTGATATCAATTCAAACTCCACGACCAAAAAACCAGCACAACAATTGGTTTGGACGCTAGTCGGTTGCTATATTG GGGTGGGTGTGCTGGCCATGATCATAGTGGCAGTATTTCTGGATAACATAGACAGAGATCAGGCCCGGGAGTTCAGGGAAAAGAGGGAACCATTCTGGAGCACCTTCCTGGCCACGTTTACACTCCTGAAGGACAAGAGACTCGTCATTCTCATCCCTTTGACCATGTACAGTGGCTTTGAACAGAGTTTCCtctctggtgaatacacaaag AACTATGTGACCTGTGCATTAGGAATCCATTTTGTTGGCTATGCGATGATATGTTTTGGAGCCGCAAATTCGTTATGTTCCTTTATGTTTGGGAGGTTGGCAGAATACACTGGAAGAGCCCCACTGTTTTGCTTGG CTGCGGTGACCAACCTTTCCTGTATCCTGGCTCTGTTGTTCTGGAGGCCTCACCCAGACCAGCTGCCAGTGTTCTTTGTGTTTCCTGCCCTCTGGGGCCTGGCAGACGCTGTGTGGCAGACACAAACCAACT CACTGTACGGGGTTCTCTTCCCCAGACAAAAAGAGGCAGCATTCGCTAACTACCGTATGTGGGAATCACTGGGATTCGTTATAGCCTTCGCCTACAGTACCTTCATCTGTTTGGACATCAAGCTCTACATCCTCCTGGGAGTTCTGATCCTCTCCATGGTAACCTATTTGTGGGTGGAGTACCAAGAACGCAAGAATCCTACTCTTCCAGTGGAGGAGGGAGTATACGACACAGACTTCTCAAAGGACAATCACATCCTCAATCAGACCAGCTTGTAG